In Campylobacter vulpis, a genomic segment contains:
- the lgt gene encoding prolipoprotein diacylglyceryl transferase has protein sequence MEFWQNIYANFDVVAFEFFGFKVHWYGIMYVIALLLALYLAKFFVKKFNLDIDSKHLDNYFIWVELGVILGARLGYILIYDSHTLYYFTHPWQIFNPFDINGEFVGIRGMSYHGAIIGFLLATFLFCKKYKQRLWLYLDVVALSVPLAYVFGRVGNFLNQELFGRVSDVPWGIYVDGLLRHPSQLYEAFLEGVVVFIIVYLFKLRQKFEGELIIVYAGAYSLARFVCEFYREPDFELGFVAFGLSMGQILSLIMFIVALFFYLFFKKNLMYLKG, from the coding sequence ATGGAATTTTGGCAAAATATTTATGCAAATTTTGATGTTGTAGCTTTTGAGTTTTTTGGTTTTAAGGTGCATTGGTATGGCATTATGTATGTGATAGCCTTACTTTTAGCCTTATATTTGGCGAAATTTTTTGTTAAAAAATTTAATTTAGATATAGATAGTAAGCATTTAGATAATTATTTTATCTGGGTTGAACTTGGCGTGATTTTAGGTGCTAGACTTGGTTATATTTTAATTTATGATTCTCATACACTTTACTATTTTACGCATCCTTGGCAAATTTTTAACCCTTTTGATATAAATGGCGAATTTGTAGGTATTCGTGGTATGAGTTATCACGGTGCTATTATTGGTTTTTTATTGGCAACCTTTCTTTTTTGTAAAAAATATAAGCAAAGACTTTGGCTTTATCTTGATGTTGTAGCTTTGAGTGTTCCTTTGGCTTATGTTTTTGGAAGAGTGGGAAATTTCCTCAATCAAGAGCTTTTTGGGCGTGTGAGTGATGTGCCTTGGGGAATTTATGTTGATGGTTTATTACGGCACCCCTCTCAACTTTACGAAGCATTTTTGGAAGGTGTTGTTGTTTTTATTATCGTTTATTTGTTTAAATTGAGACAAAAATTTGAGGGAGAGCTTATTATCGTTTATGCTGGAGCTTACTCTTTAGCGCGTTTTGTGTGTGAGTTTTATAGAGAACCTGATTTTGAGCTTGGATTTGTGGCTTTTGGGCTAAGTATGGGACAAATTTTAAGTTTAATAATGTTCATAGTAGCTTTATTTTTTTATCTTTTTTTTAAAAAAAATTTAATGTATCTTAAAGG